The proteins below are encoded in one region of Haloarcula marismortui ATCC 43049:
- a CDS encoding hemolysin family protein — protein MEPLEIGLRILGGIILIGVNAYFVAIEFALTRVRQYSKSEFDTPGLELAWEMTTDLEFYLTTCQVWISATSIALGIIAEPGLAALIEPVFENTTFASVGAGSLLGFLIINLVHLTHGEQTPTYLGVERSKQVARYGSRPLYWFAKILAPAIWVGDSVAKGTLGLFGIEMTQAWTETEKEVIETRADLRNRLGSVLEEGELPAERREEIMNALTIGEQSVREVMVPTEEIIAISTEDSAEANFEKLEQHPHTRYPLIGEDLTEFHGIVYSPVLFSHREELASGNGAFTELAAPTMTLSPDTDVSDAIDQFQTERQEMALIIEDGEVIGLVTVTDLLETIIGDIEDPLDQDSADVLE, from the coding sequence ATGGAGCCGCTTGAGATCGGATTACGGATTCTCGGTGGTATTATTCTCATCGGGGTGAACGCGTATTTCGTCGCGATCGAGTTCGCGCTGACCCGTGTCAGACAGTATTCCAAATCGGAATTCGATACGCCTGGGCTTGAGCTCGCCTGGGAAATGACCACTGATCTGGAGTTTTACTTAACCACTTGCCAGGTCTGGATCTCCGCAACGAGTATCGCACTAGGGATTATCGCCGAACCTGGACTAGCGGCTCTGATTGAACCGGTGTTTGAGAACACCACGTTCGCATCGGTCGGGGCTGGCTCGTTACTCGGCTTTCTTATTATCAACTTAGTCCACCTGACACACGGAGAACAGACGCCTACCTACCTTGGTGTCGAACGCTCCAAACAGGTCGCCCGGTATGGATCACGGCCGCTGTACTGGTTTGCCAAGATACTCGCTCCAGCTATCTGGGTCGGTGATTCGGTTGCAAAGGGAACACTGGGCCTGTTCGGCATCGAGATGACTCAGGCATGGACAGAAACCGAGAAAGAAGTCATCGAAACTCGTGCCGACCTTCGGAACCGACTTGGATCGGTACTCGAAGAGGGTGAATTGCCTGCGGAGCGCCGTGAAGAGATCATGAACGCGTTGACGATTGGTGAACAGTCGGTGAGAGAGGTCATGGTCCCCACCGAAGAAATCATAGCTATCTCAACTGAGGATTCAGCTGAAGCGAACTTCGAAAAGCTTGAGCAGCACCCTCATACACGGTATCCACTAATTGGTGAGGATTTAACTGAATTCCATGGGATCGTCTACAGTCCAGTTCTGTTCAGTCATCGTGAGGAACTCGCCAGTGGCAACGGTGCGTTCACTGAACTGGCGGCACCGACGATGACGCTTTCGCCCGATACCGATGTGAGCGACGCGATCGATCAGTTCCAGACAGAGCGACAAGAGATGGCTCTCATCATCGAAGACGGCGAGGTTATTGGACTAGTGACCGTCACTGACCTGCTGGAAACGATTATCGGCGATATCGAAGATCCGCTCGACCAAGACAGCGCTGACGTACTCGAGTAA
- a CDS encoding DUF4870 domain-containing protein produces MTSTPPTPGPKLLEERSLGGILIHFLAIPTGVVGAGLLYLLATDEFTKRNARNALDWHLTVLLITAVTFGSVFTYAELTGQGVTDVSIFPSSVSTVAGIVTSALLMLWFAVTAWTFAVGLIAMVKAIFGTAWRYPFSLALVERFGSHINLSDRWPLVILGYIVLSPLLIWAVFFVPANDAIVILSAFGLLGLILGLTPLTGIAMYRHGKEHWLQDADQQSHVFAHVGLPILVAAIGYVVSWSFTQSVSPQGDAMYVFLAAFWISSIVYLIRWWTTSSE; encoded by the coding sequence ATGACCTCCACACCACCTACGCCCGGACCCAAACTGCTCGAGGAACGCTCACTCGGTGGCATCCTCATCCACTTCCTTGCGATTCCAACTGGCGTCGTCGGAGCTGGACTCCTGTATCTCCTCGCCACTGACGAGTTCACAAAACGAAACGCCCGTAACGCGCTTGACTGGCACCTTACTGTGTTACTGATAACCGCCGTCACGTTCGGCTCTGTGTTCACCTATGCCGAACTGACTGGACAGGGTGTCACCGATGTCTCTATCTTTCCATCGTCTGTGTCGACGGTCGCTGGCATCGTTACTTCGGCACTTCTCATGCTTTGGTTTGCTGTCACGGCTTGGACATTCGCTGTCGGGCTCATCGCAATGGTGAAAGCCATATTTGGGACGGCATGGCGGTATCCATTCTCATTAGCTCTCGTCGAGCGGTTTGGATCCCATATTAATCTCTCGGATAGGTGGCCGCTTGTTATACTCGGATACATTGTCTTGTCACCATTGCTCATCTGGGCTGTTTTCTTTGTTCCAGCAAACGATGCTATAGTCATCCTTTCTGCCTTCGGGTTGCTCGGCCTAATACTGGGTTTGACCCCGTTGACAGGGATCGCGATGTATCGTCATGGCAAGGAACATTGGCTGCAAGATGCCGACCAGCAGTCACACGTTTTTGCACATGTTGGCCTCCCAATTCTCGTCGCTGCTATCGGCTATGTGGTTTCGTGGAGCTTCACTCAGTCGGTATCGCCTCAAGGCGATGCAATGTATGTCTTTCTTGCTGCATTCTGGATATCGTCGATCGTGTACTTGATTCGGTGGTGGACGACATCGTCGGAATGA
- a CDS encoding DUF6498-containing protein, whose protein sequence is MDREWSTLMFVIVSNTLPAAGVVFFRWRASEILVLYWIEVVVMVAAYSVAALFAKQPIVLEDRDFYIVGYGKREELNEDRWSGDPEPVNRIKSFLPDVVRSRLPPIYRRNFRVVGRSLTIMLFLAVLWAYLGDIVSNPVAALGSPAVILGSLAVCTSQLVELRREYFVPNTYEDWSAYMTVEAAQRVVAFYIMLGVAVVPMTIISLLVFGLLLDLVSGGFVTSASISGSAGIDLSVLAPVVIFSTGKAVVDWSRRTVGIRTDTDGLVGWFTPENLHLREWEQERR, encoded by the coding sequence ATGGACCGAGAGTGGTCCACACTGATGTTTGTCATCGTGTCGAATACGCTCCCGGCCGCGGGGGTCGTCTTTTTTCGATGGCGTGCGTCTGAGATATTGGTTCTATACTGGATTGAGGTCGTCGTGATGGTCGCGGCTTACAGCGTGGCGGCACTATTCGCGAAACAACCAATCGTACTGGAGGACCGGGACTTCTACATTGTTGGATACGGGAAACGCGAAGAGCTTAACGAGGACCGTTGGAGTGGCGACCCCGAACCGGTTAACAGGATCAAGAGTTTCCTTCCGGACGTAGTCAGGTCACGCCTGCCACCGATATATCGACGGAATTTCCGCGTCGTCGGACGGTCGCTGACCATCATGCTGTTTCTCGCCGTGCTATGGGCGTATCTGGGCGACATTGTCTCGAACCCAGTGGCTGCCCTTGGTTCACCGGCAGTCATCCTCGGATCACTGGCAGTTTGTACGTCGCAATTGGTTGAGCTCCGACGGGAATACTTCGTCCCGAATACGTACGAAGACTGGTCAGCGTATATGACGGTAGAGGCCGCACAGCGAGTCGTTGCTTTTTATATTATGCTCGGCGTGGCTGTGGTTCCTATGACTATTATCAGCCTGCTGGTATTCGGACTGCTGCTGGATCTGGTTTCGGGTGGGTTTGTCACTTCTGCCTCAATCAGTGGATCGGCCGGAATCGATCTATCAGTCCTCGCTCCCGTCGTCATTTTTTCAACGGGGAAGGCCGTAGTTGACTGGTCACGCCGGACCGTCGGAATAAGAACGGATACAGACGGCCTTGTAGGCTGGTTTACCCCGGAGAACCTACACCTGCGTGAGTGGGAACAGGAACGTCGATGA
- a CDS encoding DUF5684 domain-containing protein: MVPIGVLATPLQSSDAGGIVLLLFQLLLAAIQIAGMWMVFKKAGHAGWKAIIPIYNLYIMLRIGENAWWWLLLVFIPVINLYALYKIHAGVARAFGRGIGFGLGLTFLGILFFPLLGFGDYQHRQSGGLA; encoded by the coding sequence ATGGTCCCCATTGGGGTGCTAGCTACCCCTCTCCAGAGCAGTGATGCCGGTGGTATCGTGCTCCTCTTATTCCAGCTATTGCTCGCTGCAATCCAGATTGCCGGGATGTGGATGGTATTCAAGAAAGCTGGTCACGCAGGGTGGAAGGCAATCATTCCGATATACAACCTCTATATCATGCTTCGGATCGGGGAGAATGCATGGTGGTGGTTGCTCCTCGTATTTATTCCGGTCATAAATCTATACGCGCTGTATAAGATTCATGCTGGAGTAGCTCGAGCGTTTGGGAGAGGTATCGGGTTTGGACTTGGGCTCACCTTCCTTGGTATCCTCTTCTTCCCACTGCTGGGCTTTGGCGATTATCAGCATCGTCAGTCTGGTGGGCTCGCATAA